ACAGACAGAATATCAATAGAGCTTTTGTGATTATCGTCCCAATATTTATGAACGCTTGGATTGTCCCCAAATGCTTTAAGAGCTGTTTGGGCAATAATCCTATTTTCTTCTGATATACCCAAAATAAGGCCTCGTTTCTCTGTAAAATTCAGCAATATTTTTTCACTTCTTTATTAAACAATCCTGCTTCGTTCGTCGAATAATAAAAACAGTGTATAAACAAGCAGTTTTGTTGTTTGTATAACTCTTTTTGGCATCTATTTGTCCAAACCTAGGTTTATTTTGCTTATTCTCTCGCTATTTTTCAAATAATCATCTACCTCTGATTCACCCTTATTTAAAATACCTATGAATTCCCCACATTTTTCACTGGCTTCTGTACACCAGGCAAAAGGTTGTAATCGAAAATATTTCTGTGCAGTTTCCATAGCATCAATCGCATTACCGTACTGTTTCTGTCTAGCATATAAATGTCCTAAGTCAAAAAATCGCCAGTTTAAACTAGTAGGTATAATACGTTCCTGCGTGCTATCTGTATATAAATTTATTAACCCATTCGTTTCGCTAGTCTGCTCAAACCATTCTAAAACGTAATCATTAATAATATGATTAACTTCTATAAAACTATGGTCTGCTCTGTCTTCAGTTTTAAAGCTCCACCATTTATCCGCACCATACTTAAAATATCCAATTCGTTGTCCAGGCTGTAATGAAAGATAATCATGAGGTATAAATAATGGCCTTACTCCAACATTTACAGTAAAAGTTTTTCCTCCATATGCATCCTTCTGTAAGTTAATAAATTGAAAGATAGAATCATTTGTTACACGGCCAACAAAAGCTGTTTTATATCTAAAAAAGTCATACTCTCTAAGAGGTTTTACAATCCATTTTGTTAGCGATTTTTTAAAATATGAATCTGGATGAATGTTTTTCTCGGCCATTAATTCCCCTCCGAACCTTGCTAAAGTCACATCAATATTTCTTTAACTAAGCTGCATCTTAGGTTAAATAACAGCTTTCGTTACACCTGCCTTGATTAACTTAACCTCAGTTGATCAAGTGACTTTCCCTCTTCACAATGAAGAATACAAAATAGGAAACTAAATATATAAGTGATATAAAGAGAAATACTAATAAGAACGACAGTAGAAATTTATTTAGATGCCTGTTCCACAACTATCTATTCCATAAAAATAAGGCAGAGGTGGGTCAATTTTAACCCATGTTAGTTCTACAAATTCTATCGAAAAACCTTTAGCCATTGGAAAACTCTCTTTTAACTCGTCATATGTATTTATCTGAAACAAAAGCAATCCCATTTCCTATTGCAGGATCGAAGCAGGTTTTCAATACGGGTGCAAAAAATATGTAAGAAAAATTTTCCAAGGAGCTTTAGAAGTGAGATTTATTTTTCTTATTAAGTTTGGTAAATAAGAAAAATGCCGCTTTATAAGAGGCGGTAAATTTTATTGGCTTGTCAATTATAGGTTAAAATATCTGGACTTAAACTAAATAATACTTTCACGTTTAAAATCAATTAAATCAGGATCTAACTCTTCAAGTTTGTCTTCAAATTCTTCCCAGCCGTATACTTTAATAAATTCTGCTTCCCTTAATGTTATTGGTATTAACCAAGCCATTACTATTGTTTTTTTATCATCTACCAAAAAAGCATCAAATGAATTTGGAAAATAACCTGGAATTGTGACATATAGTGCTTCTAATGTTGAATCTTCAAAGATTGGCCCATATGGTCCAATCACATCTCCTCTTAGATATGCAGTACCGTAGGTCAGAGCCATTTGACTTACTTGGTCCAATAAAGCAGATATGTTTAAATCTCCGACATCCGCATATGAAATGAATATTAGCTCTTGCCAAGTATGCTTTCCAGAAACAGAGGAAGTCAGAGGAACCTTATTTAAACCCAATGTCGAGAAAGTGCAAGTACCAGGAAAAGGTCCTTTACTGTATTTTACTATTTGAACAGGAAGTCTTTCTCCCTTGTCATCAGTAGTCCAACCATATTCAATTGTACCAAGATGATTCTCTAAAAATTGTAGAAACTTATCCATAGTTCATCTCCATATTTCTAAAGTCCCAAATACATTTTCCTTTCGGTCCTCTTGAGTTGAATAGTCATAGGAATTCTAGTTTTACTTTAAGGTCTCCCAATTCCTCAATTAATTTCTTTGCCTTGCCATAAGGAATTTCCTCTGTAAGTACAAATGGTAAATTTTTCGATCCCTTAAGTAAGTCAGAAGTAGGAATAT
The window above is part of the Mesobacillus jeotgali genome. Proteins encoded here:
- a CDS encoding DUF4304 domain-containing protein, yielding MAEKNIHPDSYFKKSLTKWIVKPLREYDFFRYKTAFVGRVTNDSIFQFINLQKDAYGGKTFTVNVGVRPLFIPHDYLSLQPGQRIGYFKYGADKWWSFKTEDRADHSFIEVNHIINDYVLEWFEQTSETNGLINLYTDSTQERIIPTSLNWRFFDLGHLYARQKQYGNAIDAMETAQKYFRLQPFAWCTEASEKCGEFIGILNKGESEVDDYLKNSERISKINLGLDK
- a CDS encoding suppressor of fused domain protein is translated as MDKFLQFLENHLGTIEYGWTTDDKGERLPVQIVKYSKGPFPGTCTFSTLGLNKVPLTSSVSGKHTWQELIFISYADVGDLNISALLDQVSQMALTYGTAYLRGDVIGPYGPIFEDSTLEALYVTIPGYFPNSFDAFLVDDKKTIVMAWLIPITLREAEFIKVYGWEEFEDKLEELDPDLIDFKRESII